A genomic stretch from Coffea arabica cultivar ET-39 chromosome 10c, Coffea Arabica ET-39 HiFi, whole genome shotgun sequence includes:
- the LOC113713547 gene encoding stromal 70 kDa heat shock-related protein, chloroplastic-like codes for MASSSAAAATQFQNPFLHYKTPFLGNKFSPNGSRISFCNFKPRSSNNGRKPQFYRPLRVVNEKVVGIDLGTTNSAVAAMEGGKPTIVTNAEGQRTTPSVVAYTKNGDRLVGQIAKRQAVVNPENTFFSVKRFVGRKMSEVDEESKQVSYKVVRDENGNVKLECPAIGKRFAPEEISAQVLRKLVDDASKFLNDKVTKAVITVPAYFNDSQRTATKDAGRIAGLDVLRIINEPTAASLAYGFEKKNNETILVFDLGGGTFDVSVLEVGDGVFEVLSTSGDTHLGGDDFDKRVVDWLAEDFKRNEGIDLLKDKQALQRLTETAEKAKIELSSLTQTNISLPFITATADGPKHIETTVTRAKFEELCSDLLDRLKTPVQTSLRDAKLSFNDIDEVILVGGSTRIPAVQDLVRKLTSKEPNVTVNPDEVVALGAAVQAGVLAGDVSDIVLLDVTPLSLGLETLGGVMTKIIPRNTTLPTSKSEVFSTAADGQTSVEINVLQGEREFVKDNKSLGSFRLDGIPPAPRGVPQIEVKFDIDANGILSVTAVDKGTGKKQDITITGASTLPKDEVDKMVQEAEKFAKEDKEKREAIDTKNQADSIIYQTEKQLKELGEKVPAAVKEKVEAKLTELKDAVSGGSTQAIKDAMAALNQEVMQLGQSLYGQPGTPGDGPTPGADAGASGSTGKSSGGDDGDVIDADFSESK; via the exons ATGGCGTCTtcatcagcagcagcagcaacccAATTTCAGAACCCATTTTTGCATTATAAAACTCCATTTTTAGGCAATAAATTCAGCCCAAATGGCAGTAGAATTTCTTTCTGTAATTTTAAGCCAAGAAGCAGTAATAATGGCAGAAAACCTCAGTTCTACAGGCCTTTGAGGGTAGTGAATGAAAAGGTTGTTGGGATTGATTTGGGGACAACGAATTCAGCAGTGGCTGCCATGGAAGGAGGGAAGCCTACTATAGTTACTAATGCTGAAGGGCAAAGAACGACGCCTTCTGTGGTTGCCTATACCAAAAACGGGGATAGATTGGTTGGGCAGATTGCAAAAAGGCAGGCTGTGGTGAATCCTGAAAACACGTTTTTCTCTGTGAAGAGGTTTGTTGGGAGGAAGATGTCTGAGGTGGATGAGGAATCTAAGCAGGTTTCGTATAAAGTTGTGAGAGATGAGAATGGGAATGTTAAACTTGAGTGCCCTGCTATTGGTAAAAGGTTTGCCCCTGAAGAGATTTCTGCGCAG gtATTGAGGAAACTAGTTGATGATGCATCAAAGTTCTTAAATGATAAAGTAACCAAGGCAGTGATTACTGTCCCAGCATATTTTAATGACTCACAAAGAACTGCAACCAAAGATGCTGGTCGGATTGCTGGTTTGGATGTCCTCAGGATCATCAATGAGCCAACTGCTGCATCGTTGGCTTATGGATTTGAGAAGAAGAATAATGAAACCATTCTGGTCTTTGACCTTGGAGGTGGTACATTTGATGTGTCAG TTCTTGAGGTGGGAGATGGAGTGTTTGAAGTCCTTTCAACCTCAGGTGATACACATTTAGGTGGTGATGACTTTGACAAG CGAGTCGTAGATTGGCTTGCTGAGGACTTTAAGAGGAATGAAGGAATAGATCTTCTGAAAGATAAACAAGCTCTTCAACGTCTAACAGAGACAGCTGAGAAGGCAAAAATAGAATTGTCTTCTTTGACCCAAACTAATATTAG TCTGCCTTTTATTACTGCTACTGCAGATGGTCCAAAACATATTGAAACGACAGTTACAAGGGCCAAATTTGAAGAATTATGCTCAGATTTACTAGACCG GCTAAAGACACCTGTTCAGACTTCCTTAAGGGATGCGAAGCTTTCCTTCAATGATATCGATGAAGTAATTCTTGTTGGTGGGTCAACAAGAATACCTGCTGTCCAGGACCTTGTCAGAAAGCTGACTAGCAAGGAGCCTAATGTTACTGTGAACCCTGATGAAGTTGTTGCTCTTGGAGCTGCAGTACAG GCTGGGGTCTTAGCTGGAGATGTTAGTGACATTGTTCTGCTGGATGTGACTCCATTGTCTCTTGGCCTTGAAACCTTGGGTGGTGTAATGACTAAAATCATCCCCAGGAATACAACCTTACCAACTTCCAAGTCAGAGGTCTTCTCTACAGCAGCAGATGGACAGACAAGCGTCGAAATTAATGTGTTGCAAGGTGAAAGAGAGTTTGTGAAAGACAATAAATCTCTTGGAAGCTTTCGTTTAGATGGTATCCCACCAGCTCCTCGTGGTGTTCCCCAAATCGAGGTCAAATTTGATATTGATGCCAATGGTATCTTATCTGTTACTGCTGTTGACAAGGGTACTGGAAAGAAGCAAGACATAACAATTACTGGTGCCAGCACTTTACCCAAAGATGAG GTGGATAAGATGGTTCAGGAGGCTGAAAAGTTTGCAAAGGAGGACAAGGAGAAGAGGGAAGCAATTGACACCAAGAACCAAGCAGACTCCATCATCTACCAAACTGAAAAGCAGCTGAAGGAATTAGGAGAAAAAGTCCCTGCTGCCGTCAAAGAGAAGGTGGAGGCTAAATTGACAGAGCTAAAGGATGCAGTATCTGGTGGCTCGACCCAAGCCATTAAGGATGCCATGGCTGCACTAAACCAGGAAGTGATGCAACTCGGACAATCTTTGTACGGCCAGCCGGGCACTCCAGGAGATGGACCCACACCTGGTGCTGATGCTGGAGCATCTGGTTCAACAGGTAAATCATCTGGTGGAGATGATGGTGATGTTATTGATGCAGACTTCAGCGAGAGCAAATGA